In Methanobrevibacter oralis, the genomic stretch TTCAACAAAATATTCTCTAGAAGCTATATTAACTCCACCTTCACCTTGTATAGGTTCTATTATAATAGCTGCTGTATTTTCATTTATTTCATTTTTTAAAGCTTCAATATCATCAAAAGGAACTTGTTTAAATCCAGTTGGTAAAATCGCCTTAAATGCTTCATGATATTCTTCATGGCCAGTAGCTGCTAATGCCATTATAGTTCTTCCATGAAAAGAATTTACAGCTGATATAACTTCACTTTTTCCTGTGTATTTAATAGCTAGTTTAATAGCACCCTCATTAGCTTCAGCACCACTATTTGCATAAAATATCCTATCAAATTCTGTTAAATCAATTAATTTTTTAGCATATATGAGAGCTGGTTCATTATAATAAATACTAGAAATATGAATTAACTTTTCTGCTTGGTCTTTAATAGCTTTAACTAATTTTGGATGATTATGTCCCAGTGTATTTACAGCTATTCCTGCAAACATGTCCAAATATTCATTTCCATCTTTATCCCAAACTTTTACTCCCTCTCCATGATCCAATACCACAGGTTGTCTTGTAAATGTATTAATAAAATAATTATCTTCAATACCAATGAGCTTTTTTGTATCCATAATAAAACATCCATAAAATACTTAATCAATAAGTAATTATAGTATTAATGTTATTTAAAATTTAAAGGTGAAAAAATGAAAGTCGCAATAATAGAAACTGACAAAGGAATAATCGAATTAGAATTGTTCCCAAATGAAGCACCTGGAACTGTAGCTAACTTTGAAAAATTAATAAAAGAAGGTTTTTATGATGGATTAACTTTTCACAGAGTAATACCTAATTTTGTAATTCAAGGAGGTTGTCCTGTAGGTAATGGTACAGGTGGCCCAGGTTACACTATCAAATGTGAAACTGAAGGAAACCCTCATAAACACGGTACTGGTGCATTATCTATGGCACATGCAGGAAAAAACACTGGTGGAAGTCAATTCTTTATCACTCACTCACCACAACCACACTTAGATGGAGTGCATACTGTATTTGGTCAAGTAATTAAAGGTCAAGATGTTGTTAATGCAATTGAACAAGGCGACCACATGAAAAAATTATATATTGAAGAAAGATAA encodes the following:
- a CDS encoding aspartate aminotransferase family protein; this encodes MDTKKLIGIEDNYFINTFTRQPVVLDHGEGVKVWDKDGNEYLDMFAGIAVNTLGHNHPKLVKAIKDQAEKLIHISSIYYNEPALIYAKKLIDLTEFDRIFYANSGAEANEGAIKLAIKYTGKSEVISAVNSFHGRTIMALAATGHEEYHEAFKAILPTGFKQVPFDDIEALKNEINENTAAIIIEPIQGEGGVNIASREYFVEVEKLCRDNGIVLIVDEVQTGFGRCGTLFAHELYGIKPDIMTMAKGIGGGVPMGGILATEEISSAFVPGDHGTTFGGGPLVCAAADAVLNTIIKENILDNVNEVGQYFINELNKLKENHDIIKDVRGRGLMIGVELTESGAKYVDELREKGFLINCTAGNVLRFVPPLIINKKEINKFIKALDETL
- a CDS encoding peptidylprolyl isomerase — its product is MKVAIIETDKGIIELELFPNEAPGTVANFEKLIKEGFYDGLTFHRVIPNFVIQGGCPVGNGTGGPGYTIKCETEGNPHKHGTGALSMAHAGKNTGGSQFFITHSPQPHLDGVHTVFGQVIKGQDVVNAIEQGDHMKKLYIEER